The Hippoglossus hippoglossus isolate fHipHip1 chromosome 21, fHipHip1.pri, whole genome shotgun sequence genome contains a region encoding:
- the tbl1x gene encoding F-box-like/WD repeat-containing protein TBL1X has translation MSITSDEVNFLVYRYLQESGFSHSAFTFGIESHISQSNINGTLVPPAALISILQKGLQYVEAEISINEDGTVFDGRPIESLSLIDAVMPDAVQTRQQAFRDKLAQQQASGAMAASTSGIQCNAPKNGEATFNGEENGTHIMNNHSEPMEMDMDVAIPASKATVLRGHESEVFICAWNPVSDLLASGSGDSTARIWNLNENNNSNSTQLVLRHCIREGGQDVPSNKDVTSLDWNSDGTLLATGSYDGFARIWTKDGNLASTLGQHKGPIFALKWNKKGNSILSAGVDKTTIIWDAHTGEAKQQFPFHSAPALDVDWQNNSTFASCSTDMCIHVCRLGSDRPLKTFQGHTNEVNAIKWDPSGMLLASCSDDMTLKIWSMKQDSCVHDLQAHSKEIYTIKWSPTGPGTNNPNSNIMLASASFDSTVRLWDVERGVCIHTLTKHQEPVYSVAFSPDGNHLASGSFDKCVHIWNTTTGALVHSFRGTGGIFEVCWNSTGDKVGASASDGSVCVLDLRK, from the exons ATGAGTATTACCAGCGACGAAGTGAACTTCTTGGTCTACAGATACCTCCAAGAATCAG gtttctCCCACTCAGCATTCACCTTTGGCATTGAGAGCCACATTAGCCAGTCGAACATCAATGGAACACTAGTGCCCCCTGCAGCCCTCATCTCCATCCTGCAGAAAGGGCTTCAGTATGTAGAGGCAGAGATCAGCATCAatgag GATGGCACAGTCTTCGACGGTCGACCGATCGAGTCGCTGTCGCTCATCGACGCTGTGATGCCAGATGCGGTGCAGACACGGCAGCAGGCATTCCGCGACAAGTTGGCCCAGCAGCAGGCGTCCGGTGCAATGGCAGCTTCGACCTCTGGAATCCAGTGTAATGCACCAAAGAATGGAGAAGCCACCTTCAATGGGGAAGAGAATGGCACTCACATCATGA ATAACCACAGCGAGCCCATGGAGATGGATATGGATGTTGCGATACCAGCCAGTAAAGCCACAGTGCTCCGAGGCCACGAGTCCGAAGTGTTCATCTGCGCTTGGAACCCTGTCAGCGATCTGCTGGCTTCAGG CTCGGGAGACTCCACCGCCAGGATCTGGAACCTGAACGAGAATAATAACTCCAACTCTACCCAGCTGGTGCTGCGCCACTGTATCCGAGAAGGTGGCCAGGATGTCCCCAGCAACAAAGACGTCACCTCACTAGACTGGAAT AGCGACGGGACTCTCCTGGCAACTGGCTCGTACGATGGATTTGCAAGGATATGGACGAAGGATG GAAATCTGGCAAGCACCTTGGGACAGCACAAAGGGCCCATATTTGCACTCAAGTGGAACAAGAAGGGGAACTCTATTCTCAGTGCTGGCGTAGATAAG ACGACAATCATTTGGGATGCACACACAGGAGAAGCCAAGCAGCAGTTCCCTTTTCACTCAG CCCCAGCTCTGGATGTCGACTGGCAGAACAACAGCACCTTTGCCTCCTGTAGCACAGACATGTGCATCCACGTCTGTCGACTTGGCAGCGACCGGCCCCTCAAAACCTTCCAGGGCCACACG AATGAAGTTAATGCCATTAAGTGGGATCCGTCAGGGATGCTGCTCGCCTCCTGCTCAGATGACATGACGCTCAAG ATCTGGAGTATGAAGCAGGATTCCTGCGTTCACGACCTCCAGGCTCACAGTAAAGAGATCTACACCATCAAGTGGAGTCCCACAGGCCCCGGCACAAACAACCCCAACTCTAACATCATGCTCGCCAG TGCCTCCTTCGACTCGACAGTGCGACTGTGGGATGTCGAGCGAGGCGTTTGTATTCACACACTGACCAAGCACCAAGAGCCCGTCTACAGCGTGGCCTTCAGCCCAGACGGCAATCACCTGGCCAGCGGCTCCTTCGATAAGTGTGTCCACATTTGGAACACCACG ACTGGAGCCTTGGTGCACAGCTTCAGGGGCACTGGCGGTATTTTCGAGGTTTGCTGGAACAGCACCGGGGACAAAGTTGGAGCCAGTGCATCAGACGGCTCG GTATGTGTTCTCGATCTCCGAAAATAG